A single genomic interval of Desulfovibrio intestinalis harbors:
- a CDS encoding acyl-CoA thioesterase has translation MPHRVSYGETDTMGVLYYAEYLHLFERARGEYIRRCGMSYAEVEKKGIILPVREAQCRYRSPAHYDDLLQVRAGISEWTRASLRFVYELWNEDKTRLLATGMTQHALVNKEGRPVAVPDWFRNLTFSD, from the coding sequence ATGCCCCACCGCGTTTCTTACGGAGAAACGGACACGATGGGTGTTCTTTATTACGCTGAATATCTGCACCTCTTTGAACGCGCCCGTGGCGAATACATCCGCCGCTGCGGCATGAGCTACGCCGAGGTGGAAAAAAAGGGCATCATTCTGCCCGTTCGTGAGGCGCAGTGCCGCTACCGTTCGCCAGCCCATTACGACGACCTTTTACAGGTGCGCGCTGGCATCAGCGAATGGACACGTGCCTCCTTGCGCTTTGTATATGAGTTATGGAACGAGGACAAGACGCGCCTGCTGGCCACGGGTATGACTCAGCATGCGCTGGTGAATAAGGAAGGCCGCCCTGTGGCGGTGCCGGACTGGTTCAGAAATCTCACCTTTTCAGATTAA
- a CDS encoding Fur family transcriptional regulator, whose protein sequence is MTAKQRNACLADFLEFMNHKGLNTTSQRRIIAEAFFELPGHHSLEEFYQHILQRDPGIGRTTVYRTLKLLCDAGMAMEIHFSDGITRYEVAKPDSHHDHLVCLQCGKIVEICDPRIEKLQREMAEKYGFKLRGHVHNLYGLCESCRAEAAAEDI, encoded by the coding sequence ATGACAGCAAAACAGCGCAACGCCTGCCTGGCGGACTTTTTGGAGTTCATGAACCATAAGGGACTGAACACCACGTCGCAACGGCGTATCATAGCCGAAGCCTTTTTTGAGCTGCCGGGCCACCATTCTCTTGAAGAGTTTTATCAGCACATTCTGCAACGCGATCCGGGTATCGGGCGGACCACGGTATACCGTACCCTGAAACTGCTTTGTGACGCCGGAATGGCTATGGAAATCCATTTCAGTGACGGCATCACCCGCTACGAAGTCGCCAAGCCGGACAGCCATCATGACCACCTTGTCTGCCTGCAGTGCGGCAAGATTGTGGAAATCTGCGATCCGCGCATTGAAAAGCTTCAGCGTGAAATGGCTGAAAAGTATGGGTTCAAGCTTCGCGGGCACGTGCATAATCTTTATGGGCTGTGCGAATCCTGCCGGGCTGAGGCCGCCGCGGAAGATATTTAG
- the hcp gene encoding hydroxylamine reductase, which produces MFCYQCQETVGNKGCTQVGVCGKKPETAALQDVLVYVSKGLGQITTRLRAEGKAIDHKIDQLVVGNLFATITNANFDDDILAQRIRMTCSAKKELAATLGNKAGLSDAALWEADDKTAMLAKAGTVGVMATTDDDMRSLRWLITFGLKGMAAYAKHADVLGKHEDSLDAFMQETLAKTLDDSLSVGDLVGLTLETGKFGVSAMALLDAANTGTYGHPEITKVNIGVGTNPGILISGHDLRDLEMLLQQTEGTGVDVYTHSEMLPAHYYPAFKKYAHFKGNYGNAWWKQKEEFESFNGPLLLTTNCLVPPKESYKDRVYTTGIVGFTGCKHIPGEIGEHKDFSAIIAHAKTCPAPTEIETGEIIGGFAHNQVLALADKVIDAVKSGAIKKFVVMAGCDGRAKSRDYYTEFAAGLPKDTVILTAGCAKYRYNKLNLGDIGGIPRVLDAGQCNDSYSLAVIALKLKEVFGLEDVNDLPIVYNIAWYEQKAVIVLLALLSLGVKNIHLGPTLPAFLSPNVVKVLVEQFKIGGVSNPQDDLKAFLG; this is translated from the coding sequence ATGTTCTGCTATCAGTGTCAGGAAACCGTAGGCAACAAGGGTTGCACCCAGGTTGGCGTGTGCGGCAAAAAACCTGAAACCGCCGCTCTTCAAGACGTGCTGGTGTATGTGAGCAAGGGCCTTGGCCAGATCACCACCCGCCTTCGCGCCGAAGGCAAGGCCATTGACCACAAGATCGACCAGCTGGTTGTGGGCAACCTTTTTGCCACCATCACCAACGCCAACTTTGACGACGATATTCTGGCCCAGCGCATCCGCATGACCTGTAGCGCCAAAAAAGAACTGGCCGCCACTCTTGGCAACAAGGCCGGACTCAGCGACGCCGCCCTGTGGGAAGCCGACGACAAAACCGCCATGCTCGCCAAGGCCGGAACCGTGGGCGTTATGGCTACCACTGACGACGACATGCGCTCCCTGCGCTGGCTCATCACCTTTGGCCTCAAGGGCATGGCTGCCTACGCCAAGCACGCCGACGTGCTTGGCAAGCATGAAGACAGCCTTGACGCCTTTATGCAGGAAACCCTTGCCAAAACGCTGGACGACAGCCTGAGCGTCGGCGATCTCGTAGGCCTGACCCTTGAAACCGGCAAGTTCGGCGTGTCTGCAATGGCCCTGCTGGATGCCGCCAACACCGGCACCTACGGCCACCCCGAAATCACCAAGGTCAACATTGGCGTGGGCACCAACCCCGGCATCCTGATCTCTGGCCACGACCTGCGGGACCTGGAAATGCTGTTGCAGCAGACCGAAGGCACGGGCGTTGACGTGTACACCCACTCTGAAATGCTGCCCGCCCACTACTACCCCGCATTCAAGAAGTACGCCCACTTCAAGGGCAACTACGGCAACGCGTGGTGGAAGCAGAAGGAAGAATTTGAAAGCTTCAACGGCCCCCTCCTGCTGACCACCAACTGCCTTGTGCCCCCCAAGGAAAGCTACAAGGACCGCGTGTACACCACGGGCATCGTGGGCTTCACGGGCTGCAAGCACATCCCCGGTGAAATCGGCGAACACAAAGACTTCAGCGCCATCATCGCTCACGCCAAGACCTGCCCCGCGCCCACGGAAATTGAAACCGGCGAAATCATCGGCGGCTTCGCGCACAATCAGGTGCTGGCCCTGGCCGACAAGGTTATTGACGCCGTGAAGTCCGGCGCTATCAAGAAGTTTGTGGTCATGGCCGGCTGCGATGGCCGCGCCAAGTCCCGCGACTACTACACTGAATTCGCTGCAGGCCTGCCCAAGGATACGGTCATCCTTACCGCTGGCTGCGCCAAATACCGCTACAACAAGCTCAACCTCGGCGACATCGGCGGCATCCCCCGCGTGCTGGACGCCGGGCAGTGCAACGACTCGTACTCCCTGGCCGTCATCGCACTCAAGCTCAAGGAAGTTTTCGGCCTTGAGGACGTGAACGACCTGCCCATCGTTTACAACATCGCCTGGTACGAACAGAAGGCAGTTATCGTGCTGCTGGCCCTGCTCAGCCTTGGCGTAAAGAATATCCATCTTGGACCCACCCTGCCTGCCTTCCTTTCGCCCAATGTGGTCAAGGTACTGGTTGAGCAGTTCAAGATCGGCGGCGTCTCCAATCCGCAGGACGACCTCAAGGCCTTCCTCGGCTAG
- a CDS encoding FeoB-associated Cys-rich membrane protein: MDTQLIVVALCIAGAAFFIIRRMVRAVNKGQCGCGCDGGCGSPDKPKEMSCCCSGKTTDADAQRLEASRIDSGRKADS; encoded by the coding sequence ATGGACACACAACTGATTGTCGTAGCACTTTGTATTGCAGGCGCGGCTTTTTTTATTATTCGACGTATGGTGCGGGCCGTAAATAAAGGCCAGTGCGGTTGCGGCTGCGACGGTGGCTGCGGAAGCCCTGACAAACCAAAAGAAATGTCTTGCTGCTGCTCGGGCAAGACTACAGACGCTGACGCTCAACGCCTGGAAGCTTCGCGTATTGATTCAGGACGCAAGGCTGACAGCTAG
- a CDS encoding MltA domain-containing protein, with translation MHEKAPCLYVSCSSDSAWSQRGQRSGLALLLLMCLVLGACAKTVTPPAPEPVGPPVGFESPEFFVSCLVPRNQDLTSWKDMAPTVRKSLRYVNSKPQGAIAVQRPGLTVTWGELSRTLTRLQELLPRLDKEPELFLANFTWVQVPDGIKYSGYYEPMVRASRTRKPGYTQAIYGLPPDLKSVVAKRGRYHDRRTIEEKQVLAGKGLELAWAADPVDVFFLEIQGSGRLVFDDGTQAYINYAGQNGHKYKSSGRIMREKGLLKQGDIFEQRQWFKDNPHRVREILNDNPSYVFFKYGSRGPTGAMGHVVDDWLSLATDRTFIPLGSIVAYGVNIPDQQRGKVPLRGIGFAQDVGGAIKKNRIDVFCGGEERGNFVASHLDAKGPAWVLLAK, from the coding sequence ATGCACGAAAAAGCTCCTTGTTTATATGTATCTTGCAGCTCTGATTCGGCCTGGAGCCAGCGTGGCCAAAGGTCTGGCCTGGCGTTACTGCTGCTTATGTGCCTGGTGTTGGGCGCTTGCGCCAAAACAGTAACCCCGCCCGCGCCGGAGCCTGTGGGGCCGCCTGTGGGCTTTGAAAGCCCAGAATTTTTTGTGAGCTGTCTGGTACCCCGCAACCAGGATTTGACCAGTTGGAAGGACATGGCCCCTACCGTGCGAAAGTCTTTGCGCTATGTCAACAGCAAGCCCCAGGGCGCTATTGCAGTGCAAAGGCCCGGCCTTACCGTTACCTGGGGTGAACTTTCGCGCACACTTACGCGTCTGCAAGAGTTGCTGCCCCGCCTGGACAAGGAGCCGGAGCTTTTTCTTGCCAACTTTACATGGGTGCAGGTGCCTGACGGTATAAAATACTCGGGCTACTATGAACCTATGGTTCGCGCCAGTCGTACACGCAAGCCGGGTTATACCCAGGCGATTTACGGTTTGCCGCCGGATCTCAAGTCTGTGGTTGCCAAACGTGGCCGCTATCATGACCGCAGGACCATTGAAGAAAAGCAGGTGCTTGCGGGCAAGGGGCTTGAACTGGCCTGGGCCGCTGACCCTGTGGACGTGTTCTTTTTGGAGATACAGGGGTCCGGCAGGCTGGTTTTTGACGACGGCACCCAGGCATACATCAACTATGCCGGACAAAATGGGCACAAATACAAAAGTTCGGGCCGCATCATGCGCGAAAAAGGGCTGCTCAAACAGGGCGACATTTTTGAGCAGCGGCAATGGTTCAAGGACAACCCGCACCGTGTGCGCGAAATCCTTAACGATAACCCGAGCTATGTCTTTTTCAAATACGGCAGCCGTGGCCCCACGGGGGCTATGGGCCATGTGGTTGACGACTGGCTTTCCCTGGCCACAGACCGCACCTTTATTCCCCTTGGCTCCATCGTGGCCTATGGCGTGAACATTCCTGACCAGCAGCGCGGCAAAGTGCCCCTGCGCGGTATTGGCTTTGCGCAGGACGTGGGCGGGGCCATCAAGAAAAACCGTATCGACGTCTTTTGTGGCGGCGAAGAGCGCGGTAACTTTGTGGCCAGCCATCTGGACGCCAAGGGACCAGCCTGGGTTCTTCTGGCAAAATAG
- a CDS encoding Crp/Fnr family transcriptional regulator has product MDQALKNCDLFAHMSSDDARLCLGCSGAVEKKYGKGGMVFCETDSPNRLFVLLEGSVTVGRDGADGRRAVMARIDRPGDLFGEVYVFLDQSTYGCSVQAESPVRVLAIPAKFFYSTCEKRCAMHAQIIRNMLSVFARKAFFLTRRVSLLSSGSLRRKIAALLLEHRSPDGSLVLGMNREQMADFLGVTRPSLSRELAAMRDEGLLDIHGKAIALPHPERLKEFYDYFVP; this is encoded by the coding sequence ATGGATCAGGCCCTGAAAAACTGTGACCTTTTTGCCCATATGAGCTCGGATGACGCCAGGCTATGCCTGGGATGCAGCGGAGCTGTTGAAAAAAAATATGGCAAGGGCGGCATGGTTTTTTGCGAAACTGATTCCCCCAACCGGCTGTTTGTCTTGCTTGAAGGGTCTGTCACTGTTGGACGTGACGGCGCAGACGGCAGGCGCGCGGTCATGGCCCGCATCGACCGGCCCGGCGACCTCTTTGGCGAGGTATATGTTTTTCTGGACCAATCCACCTACGGCTGTAGCGTGCAGGCTGAAAGCCCGGTGCGCGTTCTGGCCATACCCGCCAAATTTTTTTATTCCACCTGTGAAAAGCGTTGTGCCATGCACGCGCAGATCATCCGCAACATGCTTTCTGTCTTTGCGCGCAAAGCCTTTTTTTTGACCCGCCGGGTGTCGCTGCTCTCATCGGGCAGTCTGCGCCGCAAAATCGCCGCCCTGCTGCTTGAGCACCGCTCCCCGGACGGTTCGCTGGTTCTGGGAATGAACCGTGAACAGATGGCAGACTTTCTGGGCGTAACGCGCCCCTCGCTCTCGCGCGAGCTGGCAGCCATGCGCGACGAGGGTTTGCTGGACATACACGGAAAAGCCATCGCCCTGCCCCACCCTGAACGGCTAAAAGAATTTTACGATTATTTTGTTCCGTAA
- a CDS encoding cupin domain-containing protein, with product MQHFLRNLDYATALPLAAQVEYQPGQIASKTLIQNAAVGMTLFAFDKGEEISAHTSTGDAFVLALDGQAQVNISGQATSIKAGEAIVMPAGQPHSVSALERFKMLLVVVFPTEIQ from the coding sequence ATGCAACACTTCCTCAGAAATCTCGATTACGCCACCGCTCTGCCCCTTGCAGCGCAGGTGGAGTACCAGCCCGGCCAGATAGCCAGCAAGACGCTGATTCAAAATGCTGCTGTGGGAATGACACTCTTCGCTTTTGACAAGGGAGAGGAAATCAGCGCCCACACCTCCACGGGCGACGCCTTTGTACTGGCCCTGGATGGTCAGGCTCAGGTCAACATCAGCGGACAGGCCACCTCCATCAAGGCGGGCGAAGCCATCGTGATGCCCGCAGGGCAGCCTCACTCCGTCAGCGCGCTGGAGCGCTTCAAGATGTTGCTGGTTGTCGTTTTTCCCACTGAAATTCAATAG